The following coding sequences are from one Hyphomicrobiales bacterium window:
- a CDS encoding TRAP transporter large permease, which yields MMLDPLHWAALFFGLQIVLGLPVGMVLISTVVVWALAAGADTSVMAERVIFASVENIIVIAIPLFIFTAKVMDHGGISKRLLDFCLALVGHRPGGLAQVNIVSSIIFSGMSGDATSDASGIGQVLIKMMREEGRYPPAYAAAVTVASSSIGPIIPPSIPMLVYAFFAEVSIGALFLAGIIPGLIMGLAMMVLVAVQSRRRGFPVEPRLTSAAMLAATLAAIGPLLMPVILLGGIYSGVFTPTEAAAAAGSYAVLLSVFLYRQSSWGALYSALVESARQSGMVFLLIGGGFALNYVFTVERVTDQITDFILALEITQLQLLFVVHGAFIVMGMFLTKAPMMYVVVPALLPGLAAAGIDLVHFGVLIVLNMMISMITPPMGLMVFIVGGLAKIPIGPIFRESVPFMITLYVVMILITVFPQFVLWLPGMAG from the coding sequence ATGATGCTCGATCCTCTGCATTGGGCCGCGCTGTTCTTTGGCCTTCAGATCGTACTGGGCTTGCCTGTGGGCATGGTGCTGATCTCCACCGTGGTCGTGTGGGCACTGGCTGCGGGCGCAGACACCAGCGTGATGGCTGAACGGGTCATCTTCGCCTCGGTCGAAAACATCATCGTTATCGCTATCCCGCTGTTCATCTTCACCGCCAAGGTGATGGATCATGGTGGTATTTCAAAACGGTTGCTCGACTTCTGTCTGGCTTTGGTGGGACACCGACCGGGTGGTCTGGCGCAGGTCAACATCGTCTCCTCGATCATCTTTTCCGGCATGAGTGGCGATGCCACGTCCGATGCGTCGGGCATCGGCCAGGTACTGATCAAGATGATGCGTGAGGAGGGGCGCTACCCGCCGGCCTATGCGGCTGCGGTGACGGTGGCATCGTCGTCGATCGGGCCGATCATTCCGCCGTCCATTCCGATGCTGGTCTATGCCTTCTTTGCCGAGGTCTCGATTGGCGCTTTGTTTTTGGCTGGCATCATTCCCGGGCTCATTATGGGGCTGGCGATGATGGTGCTCGTTGCTGTCCAATCCCGTCGCCGTGGCTTTCCGGTTGAGCCGCGCCTGACGAGTGCTGCCATGCTGGCGGCAACGCTTGCCGCTATTGGCCCGTTGCTCATGCCGGTCATCCTTCTTGGCGGCATCTACTCAGGCGTGTTTACGCCGACAGAGGCAGCGGCGGCGGCTGGCTCCTATGCCGTTCTCCTATCGGTTTTTCTTTATCGCCAATCGTCCTGGGGTGCTCTTTACAGCGCCCTGGTTGAAAGCGCGCGTCAGTCCGGCATGGTGTTCCTGCTGATCGGCGGCGGATTCGCACTGAACTACGTGTTCACCGTGGAGCGGGTTACCGACCAGATCACGGACTTCATCCTGGCGCTTGAGATCACGCAGCTGCAGCTTTTGTTCGTGGTGCATGGCGCCTTCATTGTCATGGGCATGTTCTTGACCAAAGCACCGATGATGTACGTGGTCGTGCCGGCCTTGCTGCCAGGATTGGCCGCCGCCGGCATCGATCTGGTCCATTTCGGCGTGCTGATCGTCCTCAACATGATGATCTCGATGATCACGCCGCCAATGGGCCTGATGGTTTTCATTGTTGGTGGGTTGGCGAAGATTCCGATCGGGCCGATTTTTCGTGAAAGCGTGCCCTTTATGATCACACTCTACGTCGTCATGATCCTGATCACGGTGTTCCCGCAATTTGTGCTCTGGCTTCCGGGCATGGCGGGGTAG
- a CDS encoding sulfite exporter TauE/SafE family protein yields the protein MSRLVKTWIPIHLALLAAAYALLFWQSSLTLDVLLGLWFFVPVGVMGAIIANATGTGGGVVFVPVFAALQDGGIMVPDALLSLLPQNANEGVAVSFTIQCFGMSIGALTWAHAIFVKDSLAWDEKIAPHTLLALAATPLATGIPALLLTQAFIEIDGAQLIVWFKFFSLALGIILLIFTWVQRHQSALERKLTIGPGELWVLLLLGALGGAVTALFSVGIGEFLAIYLILRRFPTKVAIAVAVWVSVICVFTGFWDNYFAGLVRLEIALIAVPGAILGGFLAKGIASLLGSLWLKTAASIWIIASSVYLLVT from the coding sequence GTGAGCCGACTGGTCAAAACCTGGATACCCATTCACCTGGCGCTACTGGCGGCCGCCTACGCGCTGTTGTTTTGGCAGTCCTCTCTCACCCTTGATGTCCTGCTCGGCCTTTGGTTCTTCGTGCCTGTCGGCGTGATGGGTGCGATCATCGCCAATGCGACCGGTACGGGTGGCGGCGTGGTGTTTGTGCCAGTCTTTGCTGCGTTGCAAGACGGCGGCATTATGGTGCCAGACGCGCTGCTCAGCCTGTTGCCGCAAAACGCCAATGAGGGCGTCGCCGTTTCTTTCACCATCCAATGCTTTGGCATGTCGATAGGGGCGTTGACTTGGGCCCATGCCATCTTCGTCAAAGACAGTCTGGCGTGGGATGAAAAGATTGCGCCGCACACGCTGCTTGCGCTGGCCGCAACACCACTGGCGACTGGCATTCCAGCACTTCTTCTCACCCAGGCCTTCATTGAGATCGATGGCGCTCAATTGATTGTTTGGTTTAAGTTTTTCTCGCTGGCACTGGGCATAATTCTACTGATTTTCACCTGGGTACAGCGCCATCAATCCGCTTTAGAACGTAAGCTGACCATCGGACCGGGCGAGCTGTGGGTATTGCTCCTGCTCGGTGCATTGGGCGGGGCGGTCACGGCCTTATTCTCGGTCGGCATTGGCGAGTTTTTGGCGATCTATCTCATCCTGCGGCGCTTTCCGACAAAGGTTGCGATTGCGGTGGCCGTTTGGGTCTCGGTGATTTGCGTGTTCACCGGCTTTTGGGACAATTATTTTGCTGGTCTGGTTCGCCTGGAGATTGCACTGATTGCTGTGCCTGGTGCCATTCTCGGCGGCTTCCTCGCCAAGGGCATTGCTTCGCTGCTTGGATCGCTGTGGCTGAAAACGGCGGCATCCATATGGATTATCGCGTCAAGCGTCTACCTGCTCGTGACGTAG
- a CDS encoding serine/threonine-protein phosphatase produces MTAIPTEFDVASAIWKGMRPYQEDSLSTDFHAGSPNGFAIVADGMGGHAAGDVASNLATIHGSGELKLAMQQLEGKADGLPEALGAAIEKANGAIAERVGADSRVAGMGTTLLALAINENKLFWGSVGDSPLYLVRDGTLRQLNQDHSMAPVIAAMVERGEITPDQAKQHPDRNALTSVLMGERIEKQDVPETAFEVMPKDVLIAASDGLQFLPEERVLELVTAALPASSSTLCDKLMGALKELDDPHQDNCAIVVVQMRAEAAEEADVVADEPAPPARADISQTRIVPDQPDAEAQSDDAVPLVQDAHETVTEEPPQPAPERKAPSESAGSSVMNSGVLFLVVGLAAVAAVALLLR; encoded by the coding sequence GTGACGGCCATCCCCACCGAGTTCGACGTTGCCAGCGCCATTTGGAAGGGCATGCGCCCCTACCAAGAGGACAGTCTGTCGACTGATTTTCATGCCGGTTCACCGAACGGCTTTGCCATTGTCGCCGATGGTATGGGTGGTCACGCAGCCGGTGATGTGGCGTCGAACTTGGCGACCATTCACGGGTCCGGCGAACTGAAACTTGCCATGCAGCAGCTTGAAGGCAAGGCCGATGGCCTGCCCGAGGCATTGGGTGCTGCCATTGAAAAGGCCAATGGCGCGATTGCCGAGCGGGTTGGCGCTGACAGCCGGGTTGCCGGTATGGGCACCACTCTGTTGGCGCTCGCAATCAACGAGAACAAACTGTTTTGGGGCTCAGTTGGCGACAGCCCTTTGTATTTGGTCCGCGACGGCACCCTACGTCAGTTGAACCAGGACCACTCGATGGCACCGGTGATTGCCGCCATGGTGGAACGCGGCGAGATCACGCCTGATCAGGCCAAGCAGCACCCGGATCGCAATGCGCTGACGTCTGTTTTGATGGGCGAGCGGATCGAGAAACAAGACGTGCCGGAAACAGCGTTTGAGGTCATGCCGAAAGATGTGCTGATCGCAGCAAGTGACGGTCTGCAATTCCTGCCCGAAGAGCGAGTTTTGGAGCTGGTGACGGCCGCGCTGCCGGCGTCCAGTTCAACGCTTTGCGATAAACTGATGGGCGCATTGAAGGAACTCGACGATCCGCACCAGGATAATTGCGCGATCGTAGTCGTTCAGATGCGCGCTGAAGCGGCAGAGGAGGCTGATGTTGTTGCAGATGAACCTGCTCCACCGGCTCGCGCCGACATTTCCCAAACGCGGATCGTGCCCGATCAGCCAGACGCCGAAGCTCAGTCCGATGATGCCGTCCCACTGGTGCAGGATGCACACGAAACAGTGACGGAAGAACCACCGCAACCGGCGCCTGAACGCAAAGCGCCGTCAGAGTCCGCTGGCAGTTCGGTGATGAATTCCGGCGTCCTATTTTTGGTTGTCGGTCTTGCCGCCGTAGCGGCAGTCGCCTTGCTTCTTCGCTAA
- a CDS encoding FHA domain-containing protein: MLTYPIFFQVQQISDLGQPIGEARTLKCESPGEFTVGKSKDCDVQLDGASVSRQHLVLILGEDDVRVRDEDSTNGTFLNGTRVADADVVPGDQIELPGWHLILMGAESAQADQTPKSDAVVLSRLITGDSGEVAVPPPIDPYTELFGGKDEVDVEALAASGFPISEVKFCAVGGGLGSFVWVDHLRCYGVPTDDIAVVGTERKCYETYKRYCKNSQIPDHERLRSNSLSRPDNIWGFPGYALREVFKGQASGIKGVFKVFGEPALAESYTPRAGDVFDSLDREAKRIQWDAMYRQGQVRRLRKTSDGRYCVAYQPRGEAADAGRPKMALIIADVVHLSTGYPATRFVDDFQEFVANHPDKRPLVANAYEPHDQIYRTIEQRQEPIFVVVRGRGIVASRILQRLSEARAKNPQIKIIQSMRSALGARDGATYGRAKRAVINNVEIQPFNWPKAAWGGDLRFEYEKADEARRGEILSTLGGTSTALRSDWVAIAERGTEEDWYRVVFGSIKELDPVEGAEDRIRVLIETPEKHREELFAHYLIDCTGLIADIRRSPFMADLLDTYDLPRNHAYSVRGGKAEKRGPTGLQVTNDFEIGGLKNGKGRAYAAGTITTGGPYLAVDSFLGLQYSALRSVDHLVTEKTHKVRDLTPLRSMTQWLKWAVGSAP, encoded by the coding sequence ATGCTGACCTATCCCATTTTCTTTCAGGTCCAACAAATCTCCGATCTCGGTCAGCCGATCGGCGAGGCCAGAACGCTCAAATGCGAAAGCCCAGGCGAGTTCACGGTCGGCAAGTCGAAAGACTGCGATGTCCAGTTGGATGGAGCATCGGTTTCGCGCCAGCATCTGGTTCTCATCCTTGGTGAAGATGATGTGCGCGTGCGCGATGAGGACAGCACCAATGGAACGTTCCTGAACGGAACGCGCGTCGCCGATGCCGACGTGGTTCCTGGCGATCAGATTGAACTGCCGGGATGGCATCTCATTTTGATGGGAGCCGAAAGCGCCCAGGCTGACCAGACGCCGAAGAGCGATGCCGTTGTTTTGAGCCGGCTGATCACCGGTGATTCAGGCGAGGTGGCCGTCCCGCCGCCAATCGATCCTTACACAGAGCTTTTTGGCGGCAAGGATGAGGTCGATGTCGAGGCGTTGGCCGCAAGCGGGTTTCCGATCAGCGAGGTGAAATTCTGCGCCGTTGGCGGCGGTCTTGGATCGTTTGTTTGGGTCGATCATCTGCGCTGCTACGGCGTTCCAACCGACGACATCGCCGTCGTTGGCACCGAACGCAAATGCTATGAGACCTACAAGCGGTACTGCAAAAACAGCCAGATCCCCGACCATGAACGGTTGCGTTCGAACTCGCTCTCGCGACCGGACAATATCTGGGGATTCCCAGGTTACGCCTTGCGTGAGGTGTTCAAGGGGCAAGCGTCCGGCATCAAGGGCGTTTTCAAGGTCTTCGGTGAGCCGGCGCTTGCTGAAAGCTACACACCGCGCGCCGGCGATGTCTTCGACTCCCTGGATCGTGAAGCCAAACGCATCCAATGGGACGCGATGTATCGGCAAGGCCAGGTTCGCCGACTAAGAAAAACCAGCGATGGACGCTATTGCGTTGCCTATCAGCCTCGCGGTGAGGCGGCGGATGCCGGGCGTCCCAAGATGGCGCTGATCATCGCCGATGTCGTGCATCTGTCGACTGGTTATCCCGCGACGCGGTTTGTCGATGATTTCCAGGAATTTGTTGCCAACCACCCGGACAAGCGGCCTTTGGTTGCCAACGCCTATGAACCCCACGATCAGATCTACCGCACGATCGAACAACGCCAGGAGCCAATTTTCGTTGTTGTGCGTGGGCGCGGTATTGTCGCCAGCCGTATCCTGCAGCGGCTCAGCGAGGCGCGTGCCAAGAACCCACAAATCAAGATCATCCAATCCATGCGAAGCGCTCTGGGCGCACGTGACGGCGCGACTTATGGTCGGGCCAAGCGTGCGGTGATCAACAATGTTGAAATTCAGCCGTTCAATTGGCCGAAAGCGGCCTGGGGCGGCGATCTTCGGTTCGAGTATGAGAAAGCCGACGAGGCGCGCCGTGGTGAGATTCTCTCAACGCTGGGCGGAACATCCACGGCGCTGCGCTCTGATTGGGTGGCAATCGCCGAGCGCGGCACCGAAGAAGACTGGTATCGCGTTGTCTTTGGATCGATCAAAGAGCTTGATCCGGTGGAAGGCGCCGAAGACCGGATCCGGGTGTTGATCGAAACACCGGAAAAGCATCGCGAAGAACTCTTCGCTCACTACCTGATCGATTGCACCGGCTTAATCGCCGACATTCGCCGCTCGCCTTTCATGGCCGATCTTCTCGATACCTACGATCTGCCACGTAATCACGCCTATTCCGTACGTGGCGGTAAGGCTGAAAAGCGCGGACCGACAGGTTTGCAAGTCACCAATGATTTTGAGATCGGCGGATTGAAAAACGGCAAGGGCAGGGCCTATGCGGCTGGCACGATCACCACGGGCGGCCCCTATCTTGCGGTCGATAGTTTTCTAGGCCTGCAATATTCCGCGCTGCGATCAGTCGACCACCTAGTCACTGAGAAGACGCACAAAGTCCGCGATCTGACACCTCTGCGCTCGATGACCCAATGGCTCAAATGGGCCGTCGGTAGCGCACCTTAG
- a CDS encoding FHA domain-containing protein, with amino-acid sequence MAKKPIFISPDAEDNTGANKEGSDPAPTRLYRDPAETTPPDLPSRVGDATRIIASEPASPAGAGDRVGDATRLVETVPPAPEVTRVLAVEPAPEANEPLEYAQPANPVVGWLVVVDGPGRGKDLSFAVGMNAIGRGGDNDVVVDFGDAEIVSNAHAYIVYDEEGRSYHATHAGQNSVVRLNDEPLLEAKEVQSGDQLRLGRTTLRLVTLCGPDFDWSGD; translated from the coding sequence ATGGCGAAAAAACCGATCTTCATTTCTCCCGACGCAGAGGACAACACTGGAGCCAATAAGGAAGGCAGCGATCCAGCGCCAACGCGGCTCTATCGCGACCCTGCCGAGACGACGCCACCCGACTTGCCGTCCCGTGTGGGCGATGCCACGCGCATTATTGCCTCAGAGCCGGCGAGCCCGGCTGGCGCAGGTGATCGGGTTGGTGATGCCACGCGTTTGGTTGAAACGGTTCCACCAGCACCAGAGGTGACGCGTGTTTTGGCCGTAGAGCCCGCACCGGAAGCCAATGAACCCCTGGAATACGCCCAGCCTGCGAACCCAGTCGTTGGTTGGCTCGTTGTCGTCGATGGGCCGGGGCGTGGAAAAGACCTGTCTTTTGCCGTCGGCATGAACGCCATCGGTCGCGGTGGTGACAATGACGTGGTTGTCGATTTCGGCGACGCCGAGATTGTGAGCAATGCACACGCCTACATCGTCTATGACGAAGAGGGGCGGTCTTATCATGCAACACATGCCGGGCAGAACAGCGTTGTGCGACTCAACGATGAACCCCTCCTGGAGGCCAAGGAAGTGCAAAGCGGCGACCAACTGCGTCTGGGAAGAACCACGTTGCGTTTGGTGACGCTGTGCGGTCCCGATTTTGACTGGTCGGGCGACTGA
- a CDS encoding serine/threonine protein kinase, giving the protein MADDDQLTRPLPDGPPGELPVGAELNGGQYKIIRNIAAGGFGITYLAKDNLDRDVALKECFPLGLVARSSSRSVSAASESTAASFSTARNLFLREARLLAGLSHPNVVHVQTLFEENGTAYMAMDFIHGHDLQTVINSDAESLTPAAVVEMARSILDALAYLHESGLLHRDIKPSNIRIDRFDRPILIDFGAARQQIRAETRKMGTFRVVSDGYSPSEFYTTGAEQSPASDLYSLGATLYHAIASEAPPAADVRIQSVATAEPDPYEALSGRFADHNQVLLSLIDRSLAISQKERPQSAKTWLEKLDAAVTRALPPELATSAPVAASSTSPDSSGKFLRGVLAGGGGIAVAAGAYIALTAGGMSADDASALQNQLDTANGTITELTQSVEALQTDLDATRSDVSRVEQERDQALADLAAAGNGSGAVPVGCPDFDARAARTVGLTGNFLQTNRPTYRLNAGGGAPLASCPNTTGRGYVSEAPSISLLLSEMSTETGWLQFSVTASCDTTLLVNTPTTIWYFDDDSNGQLQPRLMIPNIEAFNGTEGGRLDVWLGTFDQGVTCEATLELQGI; this is encoded by the coding sequence ATGGCAGACGACGATCAACTGACGCGTCCCTTGCCGGATGGCCCGCCGGGCGAGTTACCGGTCGGGGCTGAGCTAAATGGCGGACAATACAAGATCATTCGCAACATCGCCGCCGGCGGTTTTGGGATAACCTATCTAGCCAAGGACAATCTCGATCGCGATGTCGCGCTCAAAGAGTGCTTCCCGCTTGGCCTTGTGGCGCGCTCGTCCAGCCGCTCGGTTAGTGCCGCCAGCGAGTCGACTGCGGCCTCATTTAGCACAGCACGCAATCTGTTTTTGCGCGAAGCGCGGCTCCTCGCCGGCCTTTCCCATCCCAATGTGGTGCATGTTCAAACCCTGTTTGAAGAAAACGGCACCGCCTACATGGCGATGGACTTCATCCACGGCCATGATCTGCAGACCGTCATCAACTCCGATGCCGAGAGCTTGACGCCAGCCGCCGTCGTAGAAATGGCGCGGAGCATTCTGGATGCCCTCGCCTATCTGCATGAGAGCGGGCTACTGCACCGCGACATCAAGCCGTCCAATATTCGCATCGACAGATTTGATCGACCGATCCTGATCGATTTTGGCGCCGCCCGGCAGCAAATCCGCGCCGAAACACGCAAGATGGGGACGTTTCGCGTTGTCTCCGATGGATATTCGCCCAGCGAGTTCTACACGACGGGTGCCGAGCAAAGCCCGGCCAGCGATCTCTATTCGCTCGGGGCAACCTTGTATCACGCCATCGCAAGCGAGGCGCCGCCCGCCGCCGACGTGCGCATCCAAAGCGTTGCGACAGCAGAGCCGGATCCTTATGAGGCGCTGTCAGGTCGGTTTGCCGACCATAACCAAGTGCTTCTCTCGCTCATCGATCGTTCGCTGGCGATTTCCCAGAAAGAGCGGCCACAATCGGCCAAAACCTGGCTAGAAAAGCTCGATGCCGCCGTCACGCGGGCTTTGCCGCCCGAGCTTGCAACAAGCGCTCCAGTAGCTGCGTCATCGACTTCCCCTGACAGTTCCGGCAAGTTTCTGCGTGGCGTTCTGGCTGGCGGTGGCGGCATAGCTGTCGCCGCCGGAGCCTACATCGCCTTAACCGCTGGTGGCATGAGCGCGGACGACGCCAGCGCTCTGCAGAACCAATTGGATACCGCAAACGGTACAATCACTGAGCTCACCCAATCGGTGGAGGCCCTGCAGACCGATCTCGATGCAACACGCAGTGACGTGTCGAGGGTCGAACAGGAGCGCGATCAGGCGCTGGCTGACCTAGCTGCCGCCGGCAACGGCAGTGGCGCAGTGCCGGTCGGGTGCCCGGACTTCGATGCCAGAGCTGCCCGCACGGTTGGGCTCACCGGCAATTTTCTGCAAACCAATAGACCAACCTATCGCCTCAACGCTGGGGGCGGCGCGCCACTCGCCAGTTGTCCCAACACGACCGGTCGCGGCTATGTTTCCGAAGCGCCGAGCATTTCGCTGCTCCTCTCGGAGATGTCAACGGAAACGGGCTGGCTGCAGTTTTCGGTGACCGCAAGCTGCGACACCACGCTGCTCGTCAACACGCCGACAACGATTTGGTATTTTGATGATGACTCCAACGGCCAGCTGCAACCACGCTTGATGATCCCCAACATCGAGGCCTTCAATGGCACCGAAGGCGGACGGTTGGATGTTTGGCTAGGCACCTTTGACCAGGGCGTAACCTGTGAAGCGACTCTTGAGCTCCAGGGAATTTGA
- a CDS encoding sulfatase-like hydrolase/transferase: protein MAIRNVLLIGVDQMRSDVAGPGKTVPAVTPALDKLYAQSANFARAYASCPLCSPARASMFTGDYAFRHGMGTNCDMYHSLATELPDPSRLLHRVFQDAGYRTGFVGKWHVGTTKGPASFGFEGMDLAGYGNVAMSPEFLSYLADNALSYSVEPTVFLNPDRQTMLAGNWNGPAASTPSYYLTERTIDLLSGYADADAPFFATVQYWDPHQPHLVADEFRGITDRAAISAWPNFADDLNGKPRRVGRERDDFYRLHTRSEDELIAYIGHYCDHMAMLDAQIGRLLSWLDDSGLADETLVVFTSDHGDMTGAHGGLIDKGLLYEEAIKIPLLFRHRSLAPGERNQLAMNMDILPTALDLLDLDLPPRHGMSLAPQLEDPEVSGRNQMLVEYHGLRFLYSQRALLFQDGWKFIFTPGDDDELYNLNSDPGEMNNLAGDAATADVLARCRDSMIAATARLDDPLRDCVAKFNGHWNTGSGQFDATRL from the coding sequence ATGGCAATCCGCAACGTTCTGTTGATTGGCGTGGACCAAATGCGCAGCGATGTCGCTGGTCCAGGGAAGACGGTCCCGGCGGTGACGCCTGCGCTGGATAAGCTCTACGCGCAAAGCGCGAATTTCGCCCGTGCCTATGCGTCCTGTCCGCTTTGTTCGCCGGCCCGAGCTTCGATGTTCACCGGCGACTACGCCTTCCGCCACGGGATGGGCACCAATTGCGACATGTATCATAGCTTGGCGACGGAACTGCCCGATCCGTCACGCTTGCTGCACCGCGTTTTCCAAGATGCCGGGTATCGGACGGGGTTTGTCGGCAAATGGCATGTCGGCACAACCAAAGGTCCGGCCAGCTTTGGCTTTGAGGGAATGGATCTGGCTGGCTATGGCAATGTCGCCATGTCGCCGGAATTCTTGTCCTACTTGGCGGACAACGCTCTTTCTTATTCGGTGGAGCCGACTGTTTTTCTCAATCCCGATCGACAAACCATGCTGGCCGGCAATTGGAACGGGCCTGCAGCCTCAACCCCATCCTATTACTTGACCGAACGGACCATCGATCTGCTGTCCGGCTACGCGGACGCCGACGCTCCGTTCTTTGCCACCGTTCAATATTGGGATCCCCACCAACCTCATCTCGTGGCCGATGAATTTCGCGGGATCACAGACCGAGCCGCGATCTCGGCTTGGCCGAATTTCGCTGATGATCTCAACGGCAAGCCAAGGCGCGTTGGCCGCGAGCGGGATGACTTCTATCGATTGCACACTCGATCCGAAGACGAGCTAATCGCCTATATCGGGCACTATTGCGATCATATGGCGATGTTGGACGCGCAGATCGGTCGGCTTCTGAGCTGGCTCGATGATAGCGGTCTCGCGGATGAAACGTTGGTTGTGTTCACCTCCGATCATGGCGACATGACCGGCGCCCATGGCGGCCTGATCGACAAAGGGCTGCTCTACGAAGAAGCGATCAAAATCCCGCTTCTCTTTCGTCATCGAAGCCTCGCGCCCGGCGAGCGTAATCAACTCGCCATGAACATGGACATTCTGCCGACGGCGCTCGATTTACTCGACCTCGATTTACCACCTAGGCACGGGATGAGCCTTGCGCCGCAGCTCGAGGATCCAGAGGTGAGTGGACGCAACCAGATGCTGGTCGAATATCACGGGCTGCGCTTCCTTTATTCGCAGCGCGCTTTGCTTTTTCAGGATGGCTGGAAGTTCATCTTCACGCCCGGCGATGATGATGAACTGTATAATCTCAACAGCGATCCGGGCGAGATGAACAATCTGGCTGGCGACGCCGCAACAGCCGATGTTCTCGCAAGGTGCAGGGATAGCATGATTGCCGCGACGGCACGTTTGGACGATCCATTGCGAGACTGTGTGGCCAAGTTCAACGGGCATTGGAACACGGGTTCTGGCCAATTTGATGCGACCCGGCTGTGA
- a CDS encoding TRAP transporter small permease: MSLDSDDQDRNKTGRVPSAGSERTGRVAHVHRVFVRVATALSAAMFAALFLTFVAQIVWRYVLNNPLVWTLEVAGLLFVTVSLFTAATQMRFRDHVALDLLVEAVPNGLGRLLRALSLIIFGVVMLLSVPDTVRVLEWMYGERTFALRLNLGHLFVLMIAFVVIYALRAFWEAWGHLRGIKGRDAP; the protein is encoded by the coding sequence GTGTCGCTGGACTCTGATGATCAAGATCGCAACAAGACTGGTCGCGTTCCAAGTGCGGGGTCTGAGCGAACCGGTCGCGTGGCGCACGTCCATCGGGTTTTTGTGCGGGTGGCAACAGCTCTTTCGGCGGCGATGTTCGCCGCGCTTTTCCTTACTTTCGTCGCCCAAATTGTCTGGCGCTACGTCCTCAACAATCCTTTGGTGTGGACGTTGGAGGTGGCGGGCCTGTTGTTCGTGACGGTCAGCCTCTTCACAGCCGCGACGCAAATGCGGTTTCGTGACCATGTCGCGCTCGATCTGTTGGTCGAAGCCGTGCCAAATGGCCTCGGTCGGCTCCTTCGAGCCCTTTCGTTGATCATCTTCGGCGTGGTCATGCTCTTATCGGTGCCTGACACGGTACGCGTCCTTGAGTGGATGTATGGCGAGCGCACATTCGCGTTGCGATTGAACCTCGGCCACCTGTTCGTGCTGATGATCGCGTTCGTTGTTATCTATGCCCTGCGCGCGTTCTGGGAGGCGTGGGGGCATCTGCGGGGCATCAAAGGGCGCGACGCCCCATGA
- the dctP gene encoding TRAP transporter substrate-binding protein DctP, with protein MTLKKTVTALAALSIGLAATSALAQELRFSTTGSGSDPDVVAMNVWEEYIEANSDLEVEVFDSASLVEQGRQGQALARGTVDAAYMSPAWFSEAAPQWEIFATPYLLSGPGHICAVRQSDIWDQMVADLRESMDIVVLDAAYQGTRTLNLREQMDVMTPEDLAGLSLRVVPSPSNILMGEGMGAEPTPVPFSELYLALQTGTVDAQENPLTLIYSRRFYEVTEQIVTTNHKALIQFPTFSARSWANLSEEQQQVVADGAAVAMESYSNSVVEQEASLREALEAEGIVFTDPDRDAFRTAVQQRFLESELAEAWEEGMFERIANLEIPASCQ; from the coding sequence ATGACACTGAAGAAGACCGTAACGGCTTTGGCAGCTCTATCGATTGGGTTGGCAGCGACGTCAGCGCTTGCACAGGAGCTGCGGTTCTCAACCACCGGCAGCGGTTCTGACCCGGATGTGGTCGCGATGAACGTGTGGGAAGAGTATATCGAGGCCAATTCCGACCTTGAGGTGGAAGTGTTCGACAGCGCGTCGCTGGTCGAACAAGGGCGCCAGGGACAGGCGTTGGCGCGTGGAACCGTGGATGCCGCCTACATGTCGCCAGCTTGGTTCTCAGAAGCTGCCCCGCAATGGGAGATCTTTGCCACGCCTTATTTGCTAAGCGGCCCAGGGCATATTTGCGCGGTGCGGCAGAGCGACATCTGGGATCAGATGGTCGCGGATTTGCGCGAGTCGATGGACATCGTCGTTCTCGATGCGGCCTATCAGGGCACGCGCACGCTCAACCTTCGTGAGCAGATGGATGTGATGACGCCGGAAGATCTGGCCGGTCTTTCGCTTCGCGTTGTGCCGTCGCCGTCCAACATTTTGATGGGTGAAGGTATGGGCGCTGAGCCAACGCCGGTTCCGTTCTCTGAGCTTTACCTTGCCCTTCAGACGGGCACGGTCGATGCGCAGGAAAACCCACTGACCCTGATTTATTCGCGCCGCTTTTATGAGGTGACCGAGCAGATCGTCACGACCAACCACAAGGCGCTGATCCAATTTCCGACTTTCTCGGCACGCTCCTGGGCCAATTTGTCTGAAGAACAGCAACAAGTTGTTGCTGACGGGGCAGCTGTGGCCATGGAATCCTACTCCAACAGCGTGGTCGAACAGGAAGCCTCGCTGCGCGAAGCGCTGGAGGCCGAGGGAATCGTGTTCACCGATCCCGACCGCGATGCGTTCCGCACCGCCGTTCAGCAGCGGTTCCTGGAGAGTGAGCTTGCTGAAGCTTGGGAAGAGGGCATGTTCGAGCGGATCGCGAACCTGGAGATTCCAGCGTCCTGCCAATAG